One part of the Raphanus sativus cultivar WK10039 chromosome 7, ASM80110v3, whole genome shotgun sequence genome encodes these proteins:
- the LOC108833487 gene encoding cytosolic isocitrate dehydrogenase [NADP]-like gives MAFEKIKVANPIVEMDGDEMTRVIWKSIKDKLITPFVELDIKYFDLGLPHRDATDDKVTIESAEATKKYNVAIKCATITPDEGRVTEFGLKQMWRSPNGTIRNILNGTVFREPILCKNVPKLVPGWTKPICIGRHAFGDQYRATDAVIKGPGRLTMTFEGKDGKTETEVFTFTGEGGVAMAMYNTDESIRAFADASMNTAYEKKWPLYLSTKNTILKKYDGRFKDIFQEVYEASWKSKYEAAGIWYEHRLIDDMVAYALKSEGGYVWACKNYDGDVQSDFLAQGFGSLGLMTSVLVCPDGKTIEAEAAHGTVTRHYRVHQKGGETSTNSIASIFAWTRGLAHRAKLDDNSKLLEFTEKLEAACVGTVESGKMTKDLALIIHGSKLSRDTYLNTEEFIDAVAEELKTRLGA, from the exons atggcgTTTGAGAAGATCAAGGTTGCAAATCCCATCGTTGAGATGGATG GTGATGAAATGACCCGCGTTATCTGGAAGTCCATCAAGGACAAG CTTATCACTCCTTTTGTGGAGTTGGATATCAAGTACTTCGACCTTGGTCTTCCTCACCGTGATGCTACCGATGACAAAGTTACTATTGAAAGTGCTGAAGCCACTAAGAA GTATAATGTGGCGATCAAGTGTGCCACCATCACTCCAg ATGAAGGCCGTGTCACGGAATTTGGCTTGAAGCAGATGTGGAGAAGTCCCAATGGTACCATCAGGAATATTCTGAATG GAACTGTATTTAGAGAACCAATTCTCTGCAAAAATGTTCCTAAGCTTGTCCCAG GGTGGACAAAGCCCATCTGCATTGGAAGGCATGCTTTTGGTGATCAGTACCGTGCCACTGATGCTGTTATCAAGGGACCTGGAAGACTGACTATGACTTTCG AGGGAAAAGATGGGAAAACTGAAACTGAAGTGTTCACATTTACCGGTGAAGGCGGTGTTGCTATGGCCATGTACAACACTGATGAG TCCATCCGTGCTTTTGCGGACGCATCGATGAACACTGCTTATGAGAAAAAGTGGCCACTTTATCTTAGCACAAAGAACACCATTCTTAAGAAATACGATGGCAG ATTCAAAGACATCTTCCAGGAAGTGTATGAAGCCAGCTGGAAGTCAAAGTACGAGGCTGCTGGAATATG GTATGAGCACCGTCTCATTGATGATATGGTGGCTTACGCTCTTAAGAGCGAGGGAGGCTATGTGTGGGCATGCAAAAACTATGATGGTGATGTCCAGAGCGATTTCCTGGCACAAG GATTCGGGTCACTTGGATTGATGACATCTGTTCTG GTCTGCCCGGATGGCAAGACAATTGAAGCTGAAGCAGCCCATGGAACCGTTACCCGTCACTACAGGGTTCACCAGAAAGGTGGAGAGACCAGCACAAACAGCATAGCCTCCATCTTTGCTTGGACTCGTGGACTTGCACACAG AGCTAAGCTGGATGACAACTCAAAACTCTTGGAGTTTACTGAGAAGCTCGAAGCTGCTTGTGTTGGTACAGTGGAGTCTGGAAAAATGACCAAAGATCTTGCGCTCATCATTCACGGCTCAAA GCTCTCGAGGGATACTTACCTCAACACGGAGGAGTTCATCGATGCAGTTGCGGAAGAGCTCAAAACAAGACTCGGCGCTTAA
- the LOC108833486 gene encoding uncharacterized protein LOC108833486 has translation MEFLRKFKFPARSKSPIFVFTVTGLAITAVTSTAAVSVFRDSASVHHPNKIATAVEGVVRSSRAIYAITLTVADYKYSLRRVTSDSDEYIQRLTEVHSRSAKRILKLCESNKGFYVKAGQFVATLKLVPKEYSLALSSLQDQAVPCNFQDIKHVLTSNFGRNLSEIFLSFDEEPIAAASIAQVHHAVLKDHQEVAVKVQYPGLKQNMKLDTMIMSFLSKSVVKIFPEYRFDWLVHEFVKSISQELDFIQEAKNSEKIAMNFKHNKMITVPTVFWEFTTTQVLTMQFCKGFKVDDVEALKRTNLNPGKVAKVLVEVFAEMIFVHGFIHGDPHPGNILVSPGGQNGFSLVLLDHGNCKTLDEGFRRDFCRLWEALILLDSTKIHELGTRFGVGQYAKFFPVIFTGRTTESKSGLGKGMSIQERQKLKQELKLLRLEDVTTFMGSLPPDFLTVLRTDGLIRSITLKLSAPQRVRLLAYAKYAVYGLGYNPTSEPVFVEKSIISKSVMLVSYIRLRLILELMELFQGMKKLKHTIYTFYGRVVDGVRRSVKLVRTKDSSRVD, from the exons ATGGAGTTTCTCCGCAAGTTCAAATTTCCCGCGAGATCCAAGTCCCCGATCTTCGTCTTTACAGTCACCGGCCTAGCTATTACCGCCGTCACCAGCACCGCCGCCGTTTCTGTTTTCCGGGACTCTGCTTCCGTTCATCACCCCAACAAAATCGCGACGGCGGTTGAAGGCGTCGTCCGTTCTTCTCGCGCTATCTACGCC ATCACTCTCACCGTCGCTGATTACAAGTATAGTTTGCGTAGAGTGACTTCGGATTCCGATGAGTACATTCAGAGGTTAACAGAG GTTCATTCACGGTCTGCCAAACGAATTCTTAAACTGTGTGAAAGTAATAAAGGTTTCTATGTGAAAGCTGGTCAGTTCGTGGCCACTTTGAAGCTGGTTCCCAAAGAGTATTCCCTGGCCCTTTCCTCGTTACAGGACCAG GCAGTTCCTTGTAACTTCCAAGATATAAAACACGTTCTGACAAGCAATTTCGGTCGAAATCTCTCAGAGAT ATTTTTATCCTTTGATGAGGAACCAATTGCGGCAGCATCTATTGCTCAAGTGCATCATGCTGTGTTAAAGGATCATCAGGAAGTAGCTGTAAAG GTACAGTACCCTGGATTGAAGCAGAACATGAAGTTGGATACAATGATTATGTCGTTCCTTTCAAAATCAGTTGTCAAG ATTTTTCCAGAATACAGGTTTGACTGGCTGGTTCATGAATTCGTAAAGTCAATTTCCCAGGAACTTG ATTTTATACAGGAGGCTAAAAATTCTGAGAAAATTGCGATGAACTTTAAACATAACAAAATGATTACTGTTCCGACAGTGTTTTGG GAGTTCACAACCACTCAAGTCCTGACAATGCAATTCTGCAAAGGTTTCAAG GTTGACGATGTGGAAGCCCTCAAAAGAACTAATTTGAATCCAGGAAAG GTTGCTAAAGTGTTGGTTGAAGTGTTTGCTGAAATGATATTTGTTCACGGATTCATACATGGCGATCCGCATCCTGGAAATATACTAGTTTCTCCTGGAGGCCAAAATGGCTTCTCTCTAG TTCTGCTAGACCACGGAAACTGTAAGACATTGGATGAGGGATTCAGGCGGGACTTTTGTCGGTTGTGGGAGGCTTTGATTCTTCTAGACTCGACCAAAATACATGAATTGGGAACACGGTTTGGGGTTGGACAATATGCCAAGTTCTTCCCTGTCATCTTCACCGGAAGAACAACTGAAAG CAAATCAGGACTGGGGAAAGGAATGTCTATCCAAGAGAGACAAAAACTGAAGCAGGAGCTGAAGCTTCTGAGATTGGAAGACGTAACCACTTTCATGGGGTCTCTTCCACCTGACTTTCTCACCGTACTGCGAACAGA TGGACTTATAAGGTCAATCACATTGAAGTTGAGTGCTCCACAACGGGTGAGGTTACTCGCTTATGCCAAATATGCGGTATATGGGCTTGGCTATAACCCGACTTCTGAACCAG TTTTTGTCGAGAAGTCAATAATCTCCAAATCGGTGATGTTAGTGAGCTACATCCGCTTACGTCTTATTCTGG AGTTGATGGAACTCTTTCAAGGAATGAAGAAGCTGAAACATACCATCTATACTTTCTATGGACGAGTCGTCGACGGCGTCAGAAGAAGTGTAAAG CTAGTTAGAACAAAGGATTCGTCTCGCGTGGATTAA